The Spirosoma foliorum genome has a window encoding:
- a CDS encoding SdrD B-like domain-containing protein encodes MNIPLPLRMLRHVWVIGLLLIVQLVRAEAPNKESAPKLLGIGDFVFLDYNRNGIQDAGEPGIANVVVRLYQSGIQRGQTTTNSSGQYSFATGLLPNTAYEVRIAPGDFPSGLKLTSYHQGSNQEVDSDAQLVGGNAVVFLTTNSTNTADNSYDIGFVAGNPDLIVAKTTDVSQTTLGSNATFTIQVTNSGSGAATNVQVRDTLDAGLAYVSSSPAATTTTFGGTRILVWNLGTLTAGATTNLTVTTTTRAEGVLYNTAYATTTDTENSVANNAGRSCVTVPIKLCAGDDYVASLPAQYTNVQWFRNGGSTPVATGNSFTIVQSGSYTFTTTANVSCPANGCCPIIVEDGLVPTLAITPASPSICQGQSTNLTVSGCTGGALLWSANASNATTATILVSPTLTTVYSVTCTPSAYGTCPGVTSTTVTVNPSVTATLSSITICNGTSGTLVAGGGTNYRFSDGVTSTTNTTGTLVVAPTINGANPYSVTVTSGFGCSAVATGTVTVNPSVTATLSSITICNGTSGTLIAEGGTNYRFFDGTTVTNNTLGTLVVAPTVNGSNPYSVTVTSGFGCSAVATGTVTVNPSVTATLSSITICNGTSGTLVAGGGTNYRFSDGVTSTTNTTGTLVVAPTINGVNPYSVTVTSGFGCSAVATGTVTVNPSVTATLSSITICNGTSGTLVAGGGSSYRFFDGTTVTNNTSGTLVVAPTVNGSNPYSVTVTSGFGCSAVATGTVTVNPSVTATLSSITICNGTSGTLVAGGGTNYRFSDGVTSTTNTTGTLVVAPTTNGANPYSVTVISGVGCSAVASATVTVNPSVTATLSSITICNGTSGTLIAEGGTNYRFFDGTTVTNNTFGHFSGSADGERFEPVLSDGDLWFRL; translated from the coding sequence ATGAATATCCCTCTGCCACTTAGGATGTTGAGACATGTCTGGGTTATTGGCTTACTGCTGATAGTTCAGTTGGTACGGGCAGAAGCTCCTAACAAGGAGTCGGCTCCGAAACTTTTGGGAATTGGTGATTTTGTATTCCTGGATTATAACCGAAATGGTATTCAGGATGCCGGAGAACCGGGTATTGCTAACGTAGTTGTTCGACTCTATCAGAGTGGGATACAGCGTGGGCAGACTACAACCAATAGTAGTGGTCAATATTCGTTCGCAACGGGATTGTTGCCCAATACAGCTTATGAAGTCAGGATTGCTCCGGGCGATTTTCCTTCAGGCCTGAAATTGACCAGTTACCATCAAGGGAGCAACCAGGAAGTGGACAGTGATGCTCAACTAGTTGGTGGAAATGCGGTTGTTTTTCTGACGACGAACAGTACCAACACCGCCGATAACTCGTACGATATTGGTTTCGTGGCTGGAAACCCTGATTTAATTGTGGCTAAAACCACAGATGTATCGCAAACGACATTAGGTAGTAATGCGACCTTCACGATTCAGGTAACGAATAGCGGGAGTGGGGCGGCTACAAACGTACAAGTACGTGATACGTTGGACGCTGGATTGGCGTATGTATCGTCATCGCCAGCAGCCACTACAACGACTTTCGGAGGTACTCGAATTTTAGTTTGGAATCTGGGTACATTAACCGCAGGGGCGACAACGAATCTGACCGTGACGACTACCACCCGTGCCGAAGGGGTTTTATATAACACCGCTTATGCCACAACGACTGATACGGAGAATAGTGTAGCAAATAATGCGGGAAGATCTTGTGTAACCGTCCCAATTAAACTATGCGCCGGTGATGATTACGTCGCTAGTTTGCCTGCCCAATATACGAATGTCCAGTGGTTTAGAAATGGAGGATCGACTCCCGTTGCTACTGGTAATAGCTTTACGATTGTACAGTCGGGGAGCTATACATTTACAACAACGGCAAATGTAAGTTGCCCAGCTAATGGATGTTGCCCAATTATTGTCGAGGACGGGCTGGTTCCAACACTGGCGATTACGCCTGCAAGCCCATCTATTTGTCAGGGACAAAGCACAAACTTGACTGTTTCTGGTTGTACCGGAGGGGCTTTATTATGGAGTGCAAATGCCTCAAACGCCACTACAGCTACTATTCTGGTATCCCCGACATTGACAACCGTTTATTCTGTAACGTGTACACCAAGCGCGTATGGTACCTGTCCTGGCGTAACTTCTACCACCGTGACAGTGAACCCATCGGTGACGGCGACCTTATCGAGCATCACGATCTGTAACGGCACCAGCGGTACGTTAGTGGCGGGTGGCGGCACGAACTACCGCTTCTCAGACGGGGTGACCAGCACGACCAACACCACCGGTACTTTAGTGGTAGCGCCCACCATCAATGGAGCGAACCCTTATTCAGTGACGGTGACCTCAGGCTTCGGCTGTTCAGCAGTGGCTACGGGCACAGTGACGGTGAACCCATCGGTGACGGCGACCTTATCGAGCATTACGATCTGTAACGGCACGAGTGGCACACTAATCGCCGAAGGGGGGACCAACTATCGTTTCTTCGATGGCACTACGGTGACCAATAATACCTTGGGCACCTTAGTGGTAGCGCCGACGGTGAACGGTTCGAACCCGTACTCAGTGACGGTGACCTCTGGTTTCGGTTGTAGTGCCGTAGCAACAGGCACGGTGACGGTGAACCCATCGGTAACGGCCACCTTGTCAAGCATTACGATCTGTAACGGCACCAGCGGCACCTTAGTAGCGGGTGGCGGTACCAACTACCGCTTCTCGGATGGGGTGACCAGCACAACCAATACGACGGGTACTTTAGTGGTAGCGCCCACCATCAATGGAGTAAATCCGTATTCGGTGACGGTGACCTCGGGCTTTGGCTGTTCAGCGGTGGCCACGGGCACAGTGACAGTGAATCCATCCGTGACGGCGACCTTATCAAGCATCACGATCTGTAACGGCACTAGTGGCACCTTAGTGGCTGGTGGCGGCAGTTCGTACCGTTTCTTCGATGGCACTACGGTGACCAATAATACCTCGGGCACCTTAGTGGTGGCACCGACGGTGAACGGGTCTAATCCGTACTCGGTAACGGTGACCTCGGGCTTTGGTTGTTCGGCAGTGGCCACAGGCACAGTAACGGTGAACCCATCGGTAACGGCGACCTTATCGAGCATTACGATCTGTAACGGCACCAGCGGTACGTTAGTGGCGGGTGGCGGCACGAACTACCGCTTCTCCGACGGGGTGACCAGCACAACCAATACGACGGGTACTTTAGTGGTAGCGCCCACCACCAACGGTGCGAATCCCTACTCAGTAACCGTGATTTCGGGGGTAGGCTGTTCAGCGGTGGCCAGTGCGACAGTGACGGTGAACCCATCGGTAACAGCGACCTTATCGAGCATTACGATCTGTAACGGCACGAGTGGCACACTAATCGCCGAAGGAGGGACCAACTATCGTTTCTTCGATGGCACTACGGTGACCAATAATACCTTCGGGCACTTTAGTGGTAGCGCCGACGGTGAACGGTTCGAACCCGTACTCAGTGACGGTGACCTCTGGTTTCGGTTGTAG
- a CDS encoding LytR/AlgR family response regulator transcription factor yields the protein MNVVIIEDENLTAKRLESLLHKYDSGITVLARLPSVAEAVAWFDESTDPVDLIFMDIHLEDDLGFRIFEQTQLITPVIFTTAYDEYMIQAFKVNSIDYLLKPINYDELVAAIEKFKALKKQFGQNTSSSHDIETLLNLIGKSKHTDYKDRFMITVGTKIRSIETSEVAYFYLEEKVVFLVTKDGLTLPVDYSLDKLTQLLNPRQFFRISRQFLVSLPAIQTIHTFSAGKLKLDLNPKSRQEVFVSGDRMTEFKEWLGK from the coding sequence ATGAACGTAGTCATCATCGAAGACGAAAACCTTACCGCCAAACGACTTGAAAGTCTGCTTCATAAATACGATTCGGGCATTACCGTACTAGCCCGACTTCCATCGGTAGCCGAAGCGGTGGCGTGGTTTGACGAATCAACAGACCCTGTCGACCTGATTTTTATGGACATCCACCTCGAAGATGACCTGGGCTTCCGCATTTTCGAGCAAACGCAATTGATTACGCCGGTTATTTTCACGACGGCCTATGACGAATACATGATTCAGGCCTTTAAGGTCAATAGTATTGATTACCTGCTGAAACCCATCAATTATGATGAGTTGGTTGCCGCTATCGAAAAGTTCAAAGCCCTGAAAAAGCAATTTGGACAGAATACGTCTTCCTCGCACGACATTGAAACGCTGCTCAACCTGATTGGCAAATCGAAGCATACCGATTACAAAGATCGGTTTATGATTACGGTTGGCACGAAAATCAGGAGCATTGAAACCAGCGAGGTAGCGTATTTCTATCTGGAAGAAAAAGTAGTGTTTTTAGTGACCAAAGACGGCCTGACATTACCCGTTGATTACAGCCTGGACAAACTGACCCAGTTGCTGAATCCTCGTCAGTTTTTTCGAATTAGTCGTCAGTTCCTGGTTTCCCTCCCCGCTATCCAAACGATTCATACGTTTTCGGCGGGTAAACTTAAGCTCGACTTAAACCCCAAATCTCGCCAGGAGGTCTTCGTTAGTGGCGACCGCATGACTGAGTTTAAGGAGTGGCTGGGTAAGTAA
- a CDS encoding sensor histidine kinase, with amino-acid sequence MSYRLTTSQKWQLALSVFVIYWPVRLYVNGATVDWLFSPRNIPFWVLEICLIILFLYAWLTVTEWLQQRFVSRFGDGFLIEFKIPAQVATLLIASALAVLFNIGFGMLWKGLDTVLEQQFGFYRDLDPRPQRPVGPPRTEEDKRRGREQRRRVNNGLTVMSMLSAFYLAANRRANRRLEEIQVRAERLEKENVQAQFAALKSQVNPHFLFNSLSILSSLVHADAELSEKFIDQLSRAYRYILEQKDNERVLLKTELEFIQAYRFLLNIRFENKFDVIINVPEADLTRYSIAPLTLQLLVENAVKHNRMSVKEPLKVHIQLEDDCLVVRNNLQPRPQSETSTGVGLQNIITRYAMLTEESVWVGESDGSFVVKIPLLLNERMNDVVNERANLLISKS; translated from the coding sequence ATGTCCTATCGTTTAACGACTTCGCAAAAATGGCAGCTCGCCCTGAGCGTGTTCGTTATTTATTGGCCTGTTCGGCTGTACGTCAATGGTGCCACAGTGGATTGGTTGTTTTCGCCACGAAATATTCCGTTTTGGGTACTCGAAATCTGCCTGATCATTCTGTTTCTATATGCCTGGCTTACGGTAACAGAATGGCTACAGCAACGATTTGTTAGTCGTTTCGGCGATGGCTTCCTGATTGAGTTTAAAATCCCGGCTCAGGTTGCCACCCTACTGATTGCCAGCGCCTTGGCAGTTTTGTTTAATATCGGCTTTGGTATGCTCTGGAAGGGCCTGGATACTGTTTTAGAACAACAGTTTGGTTTCTACCGCGATCTGGACCCTCGTCCTCAACGCCCTGTTGGACCACCACGTACAGAAGAAGATAAGCGTAGAGGTCGTGAACAACGTCGGCGCGTGAACAACGGGTTGACCGTGATGTCGATGTTATCGGCCTTCTATCTGGCCGCGAACCGACGGGCCAATCGACGGCTGGAAGAAATTCAGGTACGGGCCGAACGGCTGGAAAAAGAGAATGTTCAGGCTCAGTTTGCCGCCCTAAAAAGCCAGGTAAATCCGCACTTTCTGTTCAATAGTCTCAGTATATTATCGTCTTTGGTGCATGCCGATGCCGAATTGTCCGAAAAATTCATCGACCAGTTATCGAGGGCTTATCGGTATATTCTTGAACAGAAAGACAATGAACGGGTTCTGCTTAAAACGGAACTGGAGTTTATTCAGGCTTACCGCTTCTTGCTCAACATCCGCTTCGAGAACAAATTTGATGTCATTATCAACGTGCCCGAGGCCGATCTAACGCGGTATAGTATCGCCCCGCTGACGTTGCAACTATTGGTAGAGAATGCGGTGAAACACAACCGAATGTCTGTCAAAGAGCCGCTGAAAGTGCATATTCAGCTTGAAGACGACTGTTTAGTTGTCAGAAATAACCTACAGCCACGTCCACAATCGGAAACATCGACCGGTGTAGGTCTGCAAAATATTATTACCCGCTATGCCATGCTTACTGAGGAATCGGTTTGGGTGGGTGAGAGTGATGGTAGCTTTGTTGTTAAGATTCCTCTATTACTTAATGAGCGCATGAATGACGTAGTGAATGAACGAGCCAACTTACTGATAAGTAAGTCATAA
- a CDS encoding SDR family NAD(P)-dependent oxidoreductase, protein MLTRFADQVAIITGGADGIGKAIASRIASEGATIALFDINHVQLKRTVAELSKQGFSVSGHVVDISQESSVEKAIQVVAEASGRLDIIVNSAGIVGPTSTKITDYSVADYDRVYHTNLRGAFLMTKYGIKVMESRNYGRILHLASIAGKEGNPFMTGYSSMKAGVIGLVKGIGKEYAETGITVNGLAPAVIKTALNNDTDPEQLAYMTAKIPMKRLGTVEEVAAMAAWIVSEEASFTTGFIFDLSGGRATY, encoded by the coding sequence ATGTTAACTCGATTTGCTGATCAAGTAGCCATTATTACGGGCGGTGCCGATGGCATTGGGAAAGCGATAGCCAGCCGCATTGCTTCTGAAGGCGCTACCATCGCCCTGTTCGATATTAACCATGTCCAGCTCAAGCGTACCGTTGCCGAGTTGAGTAAGCAGGGATTTTCCGTATCAGGTCATGTGGTCGACATTTCGCAGGAGAGTTCGGTTGAAAAGGCAATTCAGGTAGTCGCCGAAGCGTCAGGCCGCTTAGATATTATTGTGAATTCGGCGGGTATTGTGGGGCCAACCAGTACCAAAATCACCGACTATTCAGTAGCCGACTACGACCGGGTATATCATACCAATCTGCGAGGAGCTTTTCTGATGACCAAGTATGGCATTAAGGTCATGGAAAGCCGAAACTACGGGCGTATTCTCCACCTGGCTTCCATTGCGGGTAAAGAAGGAAACCCATTTATGACGGGCTACTCGTCTATGAAAGCAGGGGTTATTGGCTTAGTGAAGGGCATTGGGAAAGAATACGCTGAAACGGGCATTACGGTCAATGGATTAGCTCCTGCGGTTATCAAAACGGCCTTAAACAACGATACTGACCCCGAACAACTGGCCTATATGACGGCCAAAATACCCATGAAACGCCTGGGTACGGTGGAAGAAGTAGCGGCTATGGCGGCCTGGATTGTATCGGAAGAAGCCAGTTTCACTACAGGGTTCATCTTCGATTTGTCAGGCGGACGAGCTACTTATTGA
- a CDS encoding DUF1624 domain-containing protein, which yields MKRVTAIDVTRGLVMVIMALDHVRDLLHLPAMSQNPTDLTTTTPAIFMTRWVTHLCAPTFVFLSGTSAYLSLRKRNDAAARQFLRKRGLVLLLLELTVINFAFWFDIHFHSLMLQVIYAIGGGLLILSFVAKLPVKWVAIIGFVIVFGHNILQIVPTFTDPTARLAWALIFRTDFFSISPSFALLVGYPIIPWLGIMLVGFACGSLMERPAEERKPLLLRIGLGALVLFVLLRFLNLYGDPAPWSSQKDALFTFLSFMNVTKYPPSLLYTLVTIGLMLTFLSTTDGITNGFTRWLTVYGKVPMFYYILHWYLVHISMLVMSFLQGYTWADIPSGPLNFGRPDGAGISLGGVYAVWIGLVLLLYPACKWYGRYKADHPEIGWLRYV from the coding sequence ATGAAGCGCGTAACTGCCATTGACGTAACACGCGGTCTGGTCATGGTAATCATGGCGCTGGACCATGTTCGTGACCTATTGCACCTGCCCGCAATGAGTCAGAATCCGACCGATTTAACGACAACAACACCCGCTATTTTCATGACTCGATGGGTTACGCATTTATGCGCGCCAACCTTCGTGTTTTTGTCAGGAACGTCGGCGTATCTGTCGCTCAGGAAACGGAACGATGCCGCGGCCCGGCAGTTTTTACGGAAGCGTGGACTGGTTTTACTCCTGCTCGAACTAACAGTTATCAACTTTGCTTTCTGGTTCGATATTCATTTTCATTCCCTGATGTTACAGGTGATTTACGCCATCGGTGGGGGCTTACTAATCCTCTCCTTTGTTGCGAAATTACCCGTTAAATGGGTCGCCATCATTGGCTTCGTGATCGTATTTGGGCATAACATTCTCCAGATCGTGCCTACGTTTACCGACCCAACGGCCCGCCTGGCCTGGGCCTTAATTTTTCGCACCGACTTTTTTTCGATAAGTCCATCGTTTGCGTTATTAGTAGGCTATCCCATAATTCCCTGGTTAGGCATTATGCTCGTTGGCTTTGCCTGTGGGTCGCTGATGGAGCGGCCTGCCGAAGAGCGTAAGCCACTCCTGCTACGCATCGGTCTGGGCGCTTTAGTGCTGTTTGTACTACTCCGTTTCCTGAACCTCTACGGCGATCCGGCTCCCTGGTCTTCGCAGAAAGATGCCTTATTTACATTTCTGTCCTTCATGAACGTAACCAAGTATCCGCCTTCGCTACTGTATACACTGGTCACGATTGGCCTGATGCTGACCTTCTTATCGACAACCGATGGGATTACCAACGGCTTCACGCGTTGGCTAACGGTCTACGGAAAAGTGCCCATGTTTTATTACATTCTGCATTGGTATCTGGTGCACATCTCCATGCTTGTCATGAGTTTTCTGCAAGGCTACACGTGGGCCGATATTCCGTCCGGGCCTTTAAACTTTGGCCGACCTGATGGAGCTGGTATCTCGTTGGGAGGTGTTTATGCCGTATGGATTGGATTGGTTCTCTTGTTATATCCGGCCTGCAAATGGTATGGTCGATACAAAGCCGATCACCCTGAAATTGGGTGGTTACGCTATGTATAA
- a CDS encoding 3-keto-disaccharide hydrolase has translation MKKLIQTLILCLITISTILAQKAADRQEWVQLFNGKDLKNWDIKIAGLPLNDNYKNTFRVENGILRIAYDQYKTFDGKYGHMYYNKPFSYYRVRFTYRFLGNQTPGGDTWNVRNSGVMVHSQSAASCSIGQTFPVSLEIQLLGGLGKGPRHTGNLCTPGTQVYMNGKLNPEHCIDSDSKTYDGDQWVTAEAIVLGDSIVHHIVEGDTVLTYERPEVGGGFVSESSDWKVAHIDNANYWISRANTPLGEGYIALQAESHAIDFKKVEVLELKGCTDPKALNYKSYYVKSDNTQCRYKKR, from the coding sequence ATGAAAAAACTTATCCAAACGCTAATTCTTTGCCTGATAACCATCTCAACAATATTGGCCCAAAAAGCAGCTGACCGTCAGGAATGGGTTCAGCTTTTCAATGGGAAAGATCTCAAAAACTGGGACATCAAGATTGCGGGATTGCCGCTGAATGATAATTACAAGAATACCTTCCGCGTCGAGAACGGCATCCTGCGCATTGCCTACGATCAGTACAAAACGTTCGATGGCAAATACGGCCACATGTACTACAATAAGCCGTTTTCGTATTACCGGGTGCGGTTTACGTACCGATTTTTGGGCAACCAAACGCCCGGTGGCGATACCTGGAATGTACGCAACAGTGGCGTCATGGTCCACTCGCAATCGGCAGCAAGCTGTTCCATTGGGCAAACGTTTCCGGTGTCGCTGGAAATCCAGTTGCTGGGCGGCTTAGGCAAAGGGCCGCGTCATACGGGAAACTTGTGTACACCCGGCACCCAGGTATATATGAACGGCAAACTCAACCCCGAACATTGCATTGACTCGGACTCCAAAACTTACGATGGCGATCAATGGGTAACCGCCGAAGCTATTGTACTGGGCGACTCTATTGTTCATCATATTGTAGAAGGCGATACGGTACTAACCTATGAGCGCCCCGAAGTGGGTGGCGGTTTTGTTAGTGAAAGCAGTGACTGGAAAGTAGCGCACATCGACAATGCAAATTACTGGATCAGTCGGGCGAATACGCCCCTTGGCGAAGGCTACATTGCCTTACAGGCCGAAAGTCACGCCATTGATTTCAAGAAGGTAGAAGTGCTTGAACTAAAAGGGTGTACTGATCCGAAAGCACTGAATTATAAGTCTTATTACGTAAAATCGGACAACACCCAGTGCCGTTATAAGAAACGTTAA
- a CDS encoding Kelch repeat-containing protein translates to MRAYSFIFLSLMSAGFATQAQTWQPVTTQNSCSPRHENAAALIGDSLYAVGGRGIKPLEALNLKTLVWQTLPTPPLEMNHFQAINYNGELYVIGAFQGKYPHETPIPNIYIYSPKQGAWRMGPEIPKERLRGSAGVVVYKNKIYMACGIIDGHYDGHVAWLDEYDPKTNTWKRLPDAPRTRDHISAAVVDDKLYLAGGRNSTARINKVLETTIAEVDVYDFKTGKWTTLPATSNIPTQRAGGTAVTQGGKVWVIGGETVQLLAHNEAEALDPKTNQWTKGPTLKQGRHGTQAVVYKDKIYIVAGSANHGGGPELNTVEVMK, encoded by the coding sequence ATGCGAGCCTATTCTTTCATTTTTCTAAGCCTGATGAGTGCTGGTTTTGCAACTCAGGCCCAGACCTGGCAACCTGTAACTACCCAAAATTCGTGCTCCCCTCGTCACGAAAATGCTGCGGCTCTCATCGGCGACAGTCTGTACGCAGTGGGTGGCCGGGGAATTAAACCACTGGAAGCACTCAATCTCAAAACGCTGGTTTGGCAAACACTGCCAACTCCTCCCCTCGAAATGAATCATTTTCAGGCAATCAATTATAACGGGGAGCTTTATGTGATAGGCGCGTTTCAGGGAAAGTACCCCCACGAAACACCTATACCAAACATCTATATCTACAGTCCGAAGCAGGGTGCCTGGCGCATGGGACCCGAAATCCCCAAAGAGCGACTTCGGGGTTCGGCGGGCGTAGTCGTCTACAAGAACAAGATTTACATGGCCTGCGGCATCATCGACGGGCATTACGACGGGCACGTAGCCTGGCTGGATGAGTATGACCCCAAAACAAATACCTGGAAACGCTTGCCTGATGCACCCCGCACACGCGATCACATCAGCGCGGCTGTTGTAGACGATAAGCTCTATCTGGCGGGCGGTCGTAACTCAACGGCACGAATCAATAAAGTGCTGGAAACGACTATCGCCGAAGTTGATGTGTACGATTTCAAAACGGGAAAATGGACAACGCTACCCGCTACATCCAATATTCCAACACAACGAGCTGGTGGCACAGCTGTAACGCAAGGCGGCAAAGTCTGGGTTATTGGTGGCGAAACCGTACAACTTCTGGCGCATAACGAAGCCGAAGCCCTCGACCCAAAAACGAATCAGTGGACCAAAGGACCAACCCTGAAACAAGGGCGTCATGGCACACAGGCGGTTGTTTACAAAGACAAAATTTACATCGTAGCCGGGTCGGCCAATCACGGCGGAGGACCGGAATTGAATACGGTTGAAGTGATGAAATAA
- a CDS encoding NAD(P)H-dependent flavin oxidoreductase, translated as MKRAGSNRKAAMRLLRRVPKLAAIRGIFLSRDISTQAGTMALVPQIVDAVKVPVIAAGGIADARGIVAAFALGASAVQIGTAYLFCPESTISPVHREALRSAKDNTTAITNVFTGRPARSIVNRLVREVGPISDRAPEFPLAGGALVPLRAKTESTGSGDFMSLWSGQAAALGQELPARELTRQLAEDALKRFG; from the coding sequence ATGAAGCGCGCTGGCTCGAACAGGAAGGCTGCGATGCGATTATTGCGCAGGGTTCCGAAGCTGGCGGCCATTCGAGGGATATTTCTTAGTCGGGATATCTCAACGCAAGCAGGCACAATGGCGCTTGTACCCCAGATAGTAGATGCTGTAAAGGTGCCGGTTATTGCTGCGGGTGGGATTGCGGATGCACGTGGCATTGTAGCAGCCTTTGCTCTGGGAGCCTCAGCAGTACAAATCGGGACGGCTTATCTGTTCTGTCCGGAATCAACGATATCACCTGTTCATCGGGAGGCCCTGCGAAGTGCCAAAGACAATACAACGGCCATAACCAATGTATTTACGGGACGTCCTGCCCGAAGCATTGTCAACCGCCTGGTTCGTGAAGTTGGCCCTATTTCTGATCGTGCACCCGAATTTCCATTGGCCGGAGGAGCCCTTGTCCCCCTGCGCGCAAAAACAGAATCAACCGGTTCGGGCGATTTCATGTCGCTTTGGTCAGGTCAGGCAGCCGCTTTAGGCCAGGAATTACCAGCAAGGGAATTGACCCGACAGTTGGCAGAAGACGCTTTAAAGCGATTTGGATGA
- a CDS encoding NAD(P)H-dependent flavin oxidoreductase, whose amino-acid sequence MTTWPDNRTQRLLGIDLPILLAPMAGAATSEMAIAVAEAGGLGSLPCALLTPEQIRAEVAHIRQHTTRPINLNFFCHQPPQFDVDRENNWKKRLEPYYHELNIDPQAPTPISNRAPFDAALCDLVAELKPEVVSFHFGLPDKTLLARVKGTGAKVISSATSVDEARWLEQEGCDAIIAQGSEAGGHSRDIS is encoded by the coding sequence ATGACGACCTGGCCTGATAATCGCACCCAACGTTTACTTGGTATTGACTTGCCCATCTTACTGGCTCCGATGGCGGGAGCTGCCACCTCCGAAATGGCGATTGCGGTTGCCGAAGCTGGTGGACTCGGATCACTTCCCTGTGCGTTGCTTACGCCGGAACAGATACGGGCAGAAGTAGCGCATATCCGACAACATACAACTCGCCCCATTAACCTTAATTTTTTCTGTCACCAACCACCCCAATTCGATGTCGATCGGGAGAACAATTGGAAAAAGCGGCTGGAACCCTATTATCATGAACTGAATATCGATCCGCAAGCTCCCACGCCTATTTCGAATCGTGCTCCATTCGATGCCGCCTTATGCGATCTGGTTGCCGAATTAAAACCGGAAGTGGTGAGCTTTCACTTTGGACTTCCCGATAAAACCCTTCTGGCGCGTGTAAAGGGCACGGGCGCTAAAGTTATATCCTCAGCAACATCCGTTGATGAAGCGCGCTGGCTCGAACAGGAAGGCTGCGATGCGATTATTGCGCAGGGTTCCGAAGCTGGCGGCCATTCGAGGGATATTTCTTAG
- a CDS encoding RBBP9/YdeN family alpha/beta hydrolase: MDFTSRVLIVPGLGNSGEQHWQSLWERQFPNFERVGQTEWDAPVCEDWISKLDQVVMVGDPSTVLLVGHSLACSTIAYWANTFQRPIKGALLVAPSDTEADSYPSGTIGFSPVPLSKLPFPSIVVASTDDFYVSLGRATLFARAWGSELVNIGSAGHVNVASGYGDWPEGLALLKKLD; the protein is encoded by the coding sequence ATGGATTTTACATCTAGGGTACTTATTGTGCCGGGTTTGGGTAACTCGGGCGAACAACATTGGCAAAGCCTATGGGAGCGACAGTTTCCCAATTTTGAGCGCGTTGGACAGACAGAATGGGACGCTCCAGTTTGTGAGGATTGGATTTCGAAACTTGATCAGGTCGTTATGGTTGGTGATCCATCGACTGTTTTATTGGTTGGTCATAGCCTCGCCTGCTCAACAATTGCGTATTGGGCCAATACCTTTCAGCGACCGATAAAAGGCGCTTTACTTGTTGCTCCCAGCGATACGGAGGCCGATAGCTATCCATCGGGTACTATTGGTTTTTCGCCAGTCCCGCTGTCGAAATTGCCTTTCCCTTCGATTGTTGTCGCCAGTACCGATGATTTCTATGTGAGTCTGGGCCGGGCCACTTTATTTGCTCGGGCGTGGGGAAGTGAATTGGTGAATATTGGATCTGCCGGCCACGTCAATGTAGCTTCAGGATACGGTGATTGGCCCGAGGGATTAGCTTTACTGAAAAAATTAGATTAG